One genomic region from Nitrospinota bacterium encodes:
- a CDS encoding carbohydrate porin, whose protein sequence is MKFFEHKVVVGKSAFPILFMAFGAALFPSPSVADSNSKIKAIEEQLERITEELEQEKEHRRNLEKLIEELTIQGEAPSPTAETSPEPMVNPESEPPAGAEGELLEGETTTPLVFSEEKYSRGPEFTGGLTGILQGSSKTARGDGQTNASAVLDMEIVYSQNDIYYLIIGAKAWSGRGLDPALATDIPVNYGAERLAGDKDEGIIISHAYLEGLFLEKRFIISAGKMDVSSLFDENILAGSEKTAFVSGAFNRASGIVGKSLEPLFSPALRIILTPAPWAEFQAIYAHSGFDHLERNPYLVAQLSFRPSMGGLEGNYRFYYVSDGREYHDLGGAETRSNRVMGLSFDQFVTDHMGFFLRYATTDDTIKENRVASMASGGLTFSGGLWGRWDDLIGIGYARLGLNDNIDNSANSDGQTALEIYYNARLNPMIAITPDVQLHSNLPTAQDRDITIVALRAQMDF, encoded by the coding sequence ATGAAGTTTTTTGAGCATAAGGTTGTAGTGGGAAAATCGGCTTTTCCTATACTTTTCATGGCCTTCGGCGCGGCCCTTTTCCCGTCCCCCTCAGTTGCGGATTCCAACAGTAAAATCAAAGCCATAGAAGAACAGCTTGAACGGATTACCGAGGAGCTTGAACAGGAGAAAGAACACCGGCGCAACCTTGAGAAATTAATTGAAGAATTGACCATACAGGGTGAAGCGCCATCCCCCACCGCGGAAACATCCCCGGAGCCCATGGTTAATCCGGAATCTGAACCTCCCGCTGGCGCCGAAGGGGAACTTTTGGAAGGTGAAACCACCACGCCACTGGTATTTTCCGAGGAAAAATACTCCCGGGGGCCAGAGTTCACAGGCGGGCTCACAGGCATATTGCAGGGCTCCTCCAAAACCGCCCGGGGCGATGGACAAACCAACGCCAGCGCCGTTCTGGATATGGAAATAGTATATAGCCAGAATGATATTTATTACCTCATCATCGGGGCCAAAGCATGGTCTGGTAGAGGGTTGGATCCGGCGTTGGCCACCGATATACCGGTGAATTATGGCGCCGAGCGGCTGGCTGGAGATAAAGATGAAGGGATAATTATCTCCCACGCTTATCTGGAAGGGCTTTTTCTGGAAAAGAGGTTCATCATAAGCGCCGGGAAGATGGATGTAAGCTCCCTTTTCGACGAGAACATATTGGCCGGGAGCGAGAAAACAGCTTTTGTTTCAGGCGCTTTTAACAGGGCTTCAGGCATAGTGGGCAAATCGCTGGAGCCTTTGTTTTCCCCGGCTTTGAGGATTATATTAACCCCAGCGCCTTGGGCGGAGTTTCAGGCCATTTATGCCCATTCCGGGTTCGACCATCTGGAAAGGAACCCATATTTGGTGGCCCAGCTTTCGTTCAGGCCCAGCATGGGCGGGCTGGAGGGGAATTACAGGTTCTATTATGTGAGCGACGGGCGGGAGTACCATGACCTGGGTGGCGCTGAAACCAGGTCCAACCGGGTGATGGGTTTGAGTTTCGACCAGTTCGTGACCGACCATATGGGCTTCTTCCTGCGTTACGCCACTACGGACGACACTATAAAAGAGAACCGTGTGGCGTCCATGGCTTCCGGCGGGCTTACATTCTCCGGCGGGTTGTGGGGCCGGTGGGATGATTTGATAGGCATAGGCTACGCCAGGCTTGGCTTAAACGATAACATTGATAATTCAGCCAATTCCGATGGCCAGACCGCATTGGAAATTTACTACAACGCCAGGCTTAACCCGATGATAGCCATAACCCCGGACGTTCAGTTGCATTCCAACCTGCCAACCGCTCAAGACAGGGACATTACAATAGTGGCCCTTCGTGCCCAGATGGACTTCTAA
- a CDS encoding 4Fe-4S binding protein, producing the protein MKLSERKIVYERPLKVGIGRMGGPYKVTVDPDKCVWCYTCMGECTHNLTDKNRKTGVFEGVNVYLDAKGRRLPESASAQAASVVQHLRVQDEDCCNCKRCVAMCPTDAITVDNNPNFQVIGTPAHGAQVIFQNLYRSFGQRMTSSMMDYNQPPDYEDFHIDASIILNPQRDNVNEFAGQLSHCYLGKNPERRLRVNTPVLDSHMSYGSNSHEAMLSRILASVELGRPFFAGEGYLHPDFAPAFKHCILQFGTGGFGPWVDLSQFRGISMKYGQDAKKGKGGKLPAPKNDWEIALIRCIEPYKDVNSPNPQHLQYSIEELRMRIASLRAALGPNKLVGADIYGTIWNVNHIVVALARAGFDYITLRGGGGGTGAASITDLQNRGMNTLYIGKIAHDALVAEGLREKVSLIGEGGIMNPKMAMLALMVGYDFVGTGTRHLIPLGCTMCRRCHTGQCAWGITARAYGHRIDPEDGARRIVNMMSSWKRGMEGLAAGLGFTTHEDVVGSRKFRYHGSNPLLFETFGKQPF; encoded by the coding sequence GTGAAACTCTCTGAAAGAAAAATAGTATATGAACGGCCGCTGAAAGTCGGCATCGGCCGGATGGGCGGGCCGTACAAGGTTACGGTGGATCCGGACAAGTGCGTGTGGTGTTACACCTGTATGGGCGAGTGCACCCACAACCTCACAGACAAGAACCGCAAGACAGGTGTGTTCGAAGGGGTAAACGTATATCTTGACGCCAAAGGCAGAAGACTGCCCGAAAGCGCCTCGGCGCAGGCGGCAAGCGTCGTACAGCATTTGCGCGTGCAGGATGAGGACTGTTGCAACTGCAAACGGTGCGTTGCCATGTGTCCCACCGACGCCATAACCGTGGACAACAACCCGAACTTCCAGGTGATAGGCACACCGGCCCACGGAGCGCAGGTCATCTTCCAGAACCTGTACAGGTCTTTCGGCCAGCGTATGACCAGCTCCATGATGGACTACAACCAGCCGCCGGACTACGAGGATTTCCACATAGACGCCTCCATAATCCTCAACCCCCAGCGTGACAACGTAAACGAGTTCGCGGGCCAGCTGTCGCATTGCTATCTGGGAAAGAACCCGGAGCGGCGCCTGCGGGTGAACACGCCCGTTCTGGACTCGCACATGAGCTACGGCTCCAACAGCCACGAGGCCATGTTGTCGCGTATTCTGGCCTCGGTGGAGTTGGGCCGGCCGTTTTTCGCCGGCGAGGGGTATCTTCATCCGGATTTCGCCCCGGCCTTCAAACATTGCATCCTGCAGTTCGGCACCGGCGGGTTTGGCCCCTGGGTGGATTTAAGCCAGTTCCGGGGCATATCCATGAAGTACGGGCAGGACGCCAAAAAAGGCAAAGGCGGAAAACTTCCCGCCCCGAAGAACGACTGGGAGATAGCGTTAATTCGCTGTATAGAGCCATACAAAGATGTGAATTCGCCGAACCCACAGCATCTCCAGTATTCCATCGAGGAGCTTAGGATGCGCATCGCCAGCCTGCGGGCGGCGCTGGGGCCCAACAAGCTGGTTGGCGCTGACATTTACGGCACCATCTGGAACGTGAACCACATCGTGGTGGCCCTTGCCCGGGCCGGATTCGATTATATAACCCTCCGGGGTGGCGGTGGCGGCACTGGCGCGGCGTCTATAACCGATTTGCAGAACCGTGGCATGAACACCCTTTATATCGGCAAGATCGCCCATGACGCGCTGGTGGCCGAAGGGTTGCGCGAGAAAGTCTCCCTCATAGGCGAGGGGGGCATTATGAACCCGAAAATGGCCATGCTGGCGCTGATGGTGGGCTACGATTTCGTGGGCACTGGAACCCGGCATCTTATCCCGCTGGGTTGCACCATGTGCAGACGGTGCCATACGGGCCAGTGCGCCTGGGGCATCACAGCCAGGGCTTACGGGCACAGGATAGACCCGGAAGACGGCGCCCGGCGGATAGTGAACATGATGAGCTCTTGGAAACGGGGCATGGAAGGGCTGGCGGCGGGTCTTGGTTTCACCACCCATGAAGACGTGGTGGGTTCCAGGAAATTCCGGTATCACGGCTCCAACCCCTTGCTGTTTGAGACTTTCGGCAAACAGCCGTTCTGA
- a CDS encoding AAA family ATPase — translation MATLIHFSLKGGAVDISSEQEKVIWSFGGGKGGSGRTLLATNLAILLARDGKDVILFDGNLGCANAHTALGMKHPSKTLSDFLQGRVADLSDVIVPTPFNNLRLIPGAKDAINAANPNSAVKTKLVKRLRSIPCEHLFLDIGPGTNFQAADFFLEGHIQVMLITPEPTAVETAYRFIRASIHRKLKNIVDRPLFEEYLDEGFGDMGEGNLIARLESILEKIEKTDSQVAEKVAKALYEMEFKLVVNQARDRHDRYLGPSICEIVNKFYGIHMDYAGIIPFDERVPHSFRRNTPFLVEYGKSETAAHFSLILKELLKLAPERAKSNQLNLISS, via the coding sequence ATGGCAACTCTAATCCATTTCTCCTTAAAGGGGGGGGCGGTGGATATTTCCAGCGAACAGGAAAAAGTAATTTGGTCCTTCGGGGGCGGCAAAGGCGGCTCCGGAAGAACCCTGCTTGCGACGAACCTGGCCATACTTTTGGCCAGAGATGGGAAAGATGTCATCTTGTTCGATGGCAACCTGGGATGCGCCAACGCCCATACCGCCCTGGGCATGAAACATCCATCCAAAACCCTGTCGGATTTCCTGCAAGGCCGCGTGGCGGACCTTTCGGATGTTATAGTCCCCACTCCCTTCAACAACCTAAGGCTTATCCCCGGCGCAAAGGACGCCATCAACGCGGCCAATCCAAACTCCGCGGTCAAAACCAAACTGGTAAAACGTCTTCGGTCCATTCCCTGCGAACATCTGTTTCTGGACATCGGCCCCGGCACAAACTTCCAGGCGGCGGATTTTTTCCTGGAGGGTCATATTCAGGTGATGTTGATAACCCCCGAACCCACGGCGGTGGAAACGGCGTACAGGTTTATCCGGGCCTCTATCCATCGAAAGCTTAAAAACATCGTGGACAGGCCGCTGTTCGAGGAATATCTGGACGAAGGTTTCGGCGACATGGGCGAAGGCAACCTGATAGCCCGGCTGGAATCCATACTGGAAAAGATAGAAAAAACCGACAGCCAGGTGGCCGAAAAAGTGGCCAAGGCCCTTTACGAGATGGAGTTTAAACTGGTGGTGAACCAGGCCCGGGACCGGCACGACAGGTACCTGGGCCCCTCCATCTGCGAGATCGTAAACAAGTTCTACGGCATCCATATGGATTATGCGGGCATCATACCGTTCGACGAGCGTGTCCCCCACTCGTTCCGCAGGAACACGCCATTCCTGGTGGAGTATGGAAAAAGCGAGACGGCGGCCCATTTCAGCCTGATTTTGAAAGAACTGTTAAAGCTTGCGCCGGAACGGGCTAAAAGCAACCAGTTGAACCTTATCAGTTCATGA
- a CDS encoding helix-turn-helix domain-containing protein — MKRKKIAELDYYELLNIQPRASQEEVERAYLYLASVYSENSRAAYGAISEAERQWMIKRVQLAFETLINPALRAEYDAALKQTVTADTKAPSTGAEQRRKRLLESFHGAGASMPQAARQNQDKSHVHVPGTPPPALNTGPVTGAHLKNIRLAKGASLDEISSQTKVKKSYLEAIEREDSKSFPAPVFMKGFLKAYAKALGLDPEEISVKYLNRE, encoded by the coding sequence ATGAAACGCAAAAAGATAGCAGAGCTGGACTATTACGAACTGCTGAACATTCAGCCCCGCGCCTCCCAGGAGGAGGTGGAACGGGCCTATCTTTATCTGGCGTCGGTTTACAGCGAAAACTCCAGGGCGGCTTACGGCGCCATCTCCGAAGCGGAACGCCAATGGATGATAAAACGGGTCCAGCTGGCGTTTGAAACGCTCATTAACCCGGCCCTTCGCGCTGAATATGACGCGGCTTTGAAACAAACCGTTACCGCCGATACAAAAGCGCCCTCCACCGGCGCGGAACAACGCCGTAAAAGGCTGTTGGAATCTTTCCATGGGGCGGGGGCTTCCATGCCACAGGCGGCGCGTCAGAATCAGGATAAGAGCCATGTCCATGTGCCGGGCACCCCACCCCCGGCGCTTAACACGGGGCCTGTAACCGGGGCCCATCTTAAGAACATACGCCTGGCCAAAGGCGCGTCGCTGGATGAGATATCCTCGCAAACCAAGGTAAAGAAATCTTACCTGGAAGCCATAGAGAGGGAAGACAGCAAAAGTTTCCCGGCCCCGGTTTTCATGAAAGGGTTTTTAAAGGCATACGCCAAGGCCCTGGGGCTGGACCCGGAAGAGATAAGCGTAAAGTACCTGAACCGGGAATAA
- a CDS encoding NAD(P)/FAD-dependent oxidoreductase, whose amino-acid sequence MSGCGNRKRIETDENGEEERKGTFAPFISAGVIPVAELKTLVAQMEAEGADNIKLTGEIIFVWGDGKVPEDIEGRSGRKANTFKAGGVRPVKMCSAETFCRRFKKPVLGLAMRIDELYRGVELPMKLAIGVAGCQRSCSEPATKDIGVIANPRGYEILAGGAAGFKPGIATRLAVVLTEEDVIKTVGRIIGYFSKNAIKGHRLGAVIEKNGWEPFKAHALEGVKVLEEDNPGE is encoded by the coding sequence TTGAGCGGATGCGGGAATAGAAAAAGGATTGAGACGGACGAGAACGGCGAGGAGGAACGGAAGGGGACTTTTGCGCCTTTCATATCCGCCGGGGTCATACCGGTGGCAGAGCTGAAAACCCTTGTAGCGCAAATGGAAGCCGAAGGGGCGGACAATATAAAGCTCACCGGCGAGATCATCTTCGTATGGGGCGATGGAAAAGTTCCCGAAGATATAGAAGGGCGTTCCGGCCGGAAGGCTAACACCTTTAAGGCTGGCGGCGTGCGGCCTGTAAAAATGTGCTCGGCGGAGACATTCTGCCGCCGGTTCAAAAAACCGGTGTTGGGCCTGGCCATGCGGATAGACGAACTGTACCGTGGAGTTGAACTGCCAATGAAACTGGCCATAGGCGTGGCCGGGTGCCAGCGGTCTTGCAGTGAGCCCGCCACCAAAGACATAGGTGTTATAGCCAATCCCAGGGGGTACGAAATACTGGCGGGAGGCGCCGCCGGGTTTAAACCCGGGATCGCCACGCGGCTGGCGGTGGTTTTAACCGAGGAGGACGTTATAAAAACCGTAGGCCGCATCATAGGATACTTCTCAAAAAACGCCATCAAAGGGCACAGGCTTGGCGCGGTGATAGAGAAAAACGGTTGGGAACCTTTTAAAGCCCATGCGCTGGAAGGGGTGAAGGTTTTGGAAGAGGACAATCCGGGGGAATAA
- a CDS encoding cbb3-type cytochrome c oxidase subunit I, protein MFGVARLYVKTALVFFGAGLFLGGWILAQQVLGFAVASAGTLMSAHTHLTLVGFMTILIMGVAYWMFPRPAREDMRYSPKMAEINYWLITLGTAIRAMGEVGMAFSPNTGLWAPVTVGAAMQIVAGFIFIWNIWSRIRSIGSAQREAKGEKF, encoded by the coding sequence ATGTTTGGTGTCGCCCGCCTGTATGTGAAAACGGCGCTGGTTTTTTTCGGCGCGGGCCTTTTCCTGGGGGGCTGGATTTTGGCCCAACAGGTTTTGGGTTTTGCCGTGGCCTCCGCCGGGACGCTGATGTCGGCCCATACCCATCTTACGCTGGTGGGGTTCATGACCATTCTCATCATGGGTGTGGCTTACTGGATGTTTCCGCGCCCCGCCAGGGAGGACATGCGGTACAGCCCCAAAATGGCGGAGATAAACTATTGGCTCATCACCTTGGGCACGGCCATAAGGGCTATGGGGGAGGTGGGCATGGCTTTCTCGCCCAATACTGGCCTTTGGGCGCCGGTTACGGTGGGCGCGGCAATGCAAATAGTAGCGGGCTTCATTTTTATATGGAACATCTGGAGCAGGATACGCTCCATTGGAAGCGCCCAGCGGGAAGCGAAAGGGGAGAAGTTTTAA
- a CDS encoding bacteriohemerythrin, with product MQRLLISFFLVVFFTAYTPSAVLAAEEAVSSRAGDQARVSSIVDAESAKILSTNWLENHKGGDTQEISEDTSSFSAVFWVVIIAVTVLIVAPLVVSFGAAAKRTSISLKLYNSHGSLVLLALILGITGYTYISRLTNVSQLDLQFLDLNAMVNKLNVAQSDFLLYGGNNPAFGDKQSSAIKSLISEYEDDYKTISQNSHAEEEDLALLEKIRGAVQSYEKSFNNLMSAYQPAQNAYARTDSMADEMFRMVSDPLLRERLRKVEYSKAVFHFSPTAKNINNLSDSMESLIGVSGKAGGPLGGKLDNYKAELARLVTHSAQVEKESARMISNIDEIRRLTAAGSSQLRGRAETLFLEANTASSILILMALMVGIIPTVIVTRAITKPMERVIHMIQEMGKGHLEERLDLGRTDEIGQMARAMDDFADNLQYEVVGALQLLSEGDLTMEASPKDERDVIMGALRKTVEDLNYLIFQINSAGNHLASGSSQVSESSQALSNGSTQQASALVQIKSSIEHIAAQTRQNAENAGQANRLSEHSRHAAEEGNTKMKEMVGAMAEINDSSQNIFKIIKVIDEIAFQTNLLALNAAVEAARAGKHGKGFAVVAEEVRNLAARSAQAARETAELIEGSVIKARNGAEIADKTALALESIVAEVTKVTGLVREIAESSNKQAVGIDEVNKGLAEIDKVTQRTAAIAEQTAAAAIDLSGNSERLREMLSRFKLKDFTGSVKALPPSSASFTAQSMAPVRSFSAGDNGKRIKWDPAVYGTGIPEMDEQHKKLINILNGLFDAEQEGHDKRVINKTLDGLVEYAQTHLSEEEELMKKFNFPDFPNHKKIHTDLLHNVTKLYTDFVEGHNPSVLKLLGFVRNWLNNHIQKEDKKYGEYILKQTGKSAPRPSSAVFTPAAAHAADHGDYHGQRIKWDPAVFGTGVPEMDEQHKKLIVILNTLYDSEQAGHDRDVIGKTLDGLLDYAKTHLSQEEELMTKYGYPDFPAHKKIHTELLNNVSKLYKDFIEGRNPSVLKLLGFVRNWLNNHIQKDDRKYGEHILKQLIAKGGGTSFSKPGQGTVQASEGAAAPHFDDGDFSHF from the coding sequence ATGCAAAGACTGCTCATTTCGTTTTTTCTTGTCGTTTTCTTTACTGCGTACACGCCATCGGCGGTATTGGCGGCGGAAGAGGCCGTTTCGTCCAGAGCTGGGGATCAGGCCCGGGTCTCGTCCATAGTTGACGCGGAAAGCGCCAAAATCCTCTCCACCAACTGGCTTGAAAACCACAAAGGCGGCGATACTCAGGAGATTAGCGAGGACACCTCGTCGTTCTCCGCGGTGTTCTGGGTTGTCATCATCGCTGTAACGGTGCTTATCGTGGCGCCGCTGGTGGTGTCTTTCGGCGCGGCGGCCAAGCGCACCAGCATTAGTCTTAAACTTTATAACAGCCACGGCAGTCTGGTGCTGTTGGCCCTTATTCTTGGAATAACCGGCTACACTTACATAAGCAGGCTAACCAACGTTTCCCAGCTGGACCTGCAATTTCTCGACCTCAACGCCATGGTCAACAAGCTCAACGTGGCCCAAAGCGATTTCCTGCTTTACGGCGGGAACAACCCGGCTTTCGGTGACAAGCAGTCGTCCGCCATAAAGAGCCTTATTTCCGAGTATGAGGACGACTATAAAACCATCAGCCAGAACTCCCACGCGGAAGAAGAAGACCTGGCGCTGTTAGAAAAGATCAGAGGCGCAGTCCAAAGCTACGAAAAAAGCTTCAACAACCTGATGTCGGCCTATCAACCCGCCCAGAACGCCTACGCCAGGACAGACTCCATGGCGGATGAAATGTTCCGGATGGTTTCAGACCCGCTACTGCGCGAAAGGCTCCGCAAAGTGGAATACAGCAAGGCGGTGTTCCATTTCAGTCCCACGGCGAAAAACATAAACAACCTGTCCGACAGCATGGAAAGCCTCATAGGCGTTTCCGGCAAAGCGGGCGGCCCGCTGGGAGGCAAGCTGGATAATTACAAGGCCGAACTGGCCAGGCTTGTGACCCACTCCGCCCAGGTGGAAAAAGAATCCGCCCGGATGATCTCCAACATAGATGAAATACGGCGTCTGACGGCGGCGGGAAGCTCCCAACTGCGGGGCCGGGCTGAAACCCTGTTTTTAGAAGCCAACACCGCCTCTTCCATCCTCATCCTTATGGCTTTGATGGTGGGCATTATCCCCACGGTAATAGTCACCAGGGCCATTACCAAGCCCATGGAGAGGGTGATCCACATGATCCAGGAGATGGGCAAAGGGCATCTGGAAGAGAGGCTTGATTTGGGACGCACCGACGAAATCGGGCAGATGGCCAGAGCCATGGACGATTTTGCGGACAACCTCCAATATGAGGTGGTGGGGGCGCTCCAGCTTCTTTCAGAAGGCGACCTTACCATGGAAGCCTCCCCCAAGGATGAACGGGATGTCATCATGGGCGCCCTTCGCAAAACCGTGGAAGATCTGAACTATCTTATTTTCCAAATAAACTCCGCTGGAAACCATTTAGCCTCCGGCTCCAGCCAAGTGTCCGAATCCAGCCAGGCGCTCTCCAATGGTTCCACCCAGCAGGCTTCGGCGCTGGTGCAGATTAAGAGTTCCATAGAGCATATAGCCGCCCAAACCAGACAGAACGCGGAAAACGCCGGTCAGGCCAACCGGTTATCGGAACATTCCCGGCACGCCGCCGAAGAGGGCAACACCAAGATGAAAGAGATGGTAGGGGCCATGGCGGAGATCAACGATTCCAGCCAGAACATCTTCAAGATCATCAAGGTCATAGACGAGATTGCTTTCCAGACGAACCTCCTGGCGCTCAACGCGGCGGTGGAGGCGGCCCGGGCCGGTAAGCACGGAAAGGGTTTCGCCGTGGTGGCCGAAGAGGTGCGAAACCTTGCCGCCAGGAGCGCCCAGGCGGCGCGGGAGACGGCGGAGCTTATAGAAGGTTCTGTGATAAAAGCCAGGAACGGAGCCGAGATAGCCGACAAGACCGCCCTGGCTCTGGAGTCTATCGTGGCGGAGGTCACCAAGGTTACAGGCTTGGTGAGGGAAATCGCAGAATCGTCCAACAAACAGGCGGTAGGCATAGACGAGGTCAATAAAGGCCTGGCCGAGATAGACAAAGTGACCCAGCGGACCGCGGCCATCGCCGAACAGACCGCGGCGGCGGCTATAGACCTGTCCGGCAATTCGGAACGGCTAAGAGAGATGCTGTCCCGGTTCAAGCTGAAAGATTTCACCGGCTCAGTGAAGGCTTTGCCGCCATCTTCGGCGTCGTTCACCGCGCAGTCCATGGCGCCAGTCCGCTCATTTTCCGCTGGAGATAACGGAAAGCGGATCAAATGGGATCCGGCGGTTTACGGAACCGGCATACCGGAAATGGACGAGCAACACAAGAAGCTCATCAATATCCTCAACGGGCTGTTCGACGCCGAGCAGGAAGGGCATGACAAGCGCGTGATCAACAAAACCCTGGACGGTTTGGTGGAATACGCCCAAACGCACCTTTCCGAGGAAGAGGAGTTGATGAAGAAATTCAACTTCCCGGATTTCCCCAACCACAAGAAAATCCATACCGACCTTCTGCACAACGTGACCAAGCTTTACACGGATTTCGTGGAAGGGCACAATCCATCGGTATTGAAACTGCTTGGATTCGTCCGCAACTGGCTGAACAACCACATCCAGAAAGAAGACAAAAAATACGGCGAATACATCCTGAAACAAACCGGCAAATCAGCGCCCAGGCCGTCATCGGCTGTATTTACCCCGGCCGCCGCCCATGCGGCCGACCATGGCGATTATCACGGCCAAAGGATAAAGTGGGATCCGGCTGTGTTCGGCACCGGTGTGCCGGAGATGGATGAACAACATAAAAAGCTGATCGTAATCCTTAACACCCTTTACGATTCCGAACAGGCGGGACATGACCGGGACGTTATCGGAAAAACTTTGGACGGCCTGCTGGATTACGCCAAAACGCACCTCTCCCAGGAAGAGGAGCTAATGACAAAATATGGTTACCCGGATTTCCCCGCCCACAAGAAAATCCATACTGAACTGCTCAACAACGTGAGCAAGCTGTATAAGGATTTCATAGAAGGCCGCAATCCTTCGGTGTTGAAGCTGTTAGGTTTCGTGCGGAACTGGCTGAACAACCACATCCAGAAAGACGACCGGAAATACGGCGAGCATATCCTTAAACAGCTGATAGCCAAGGGAGGCGGAACCAGCTTCTCAAAACCAGGTCAGGGTACCGTACAGGCCAGCGAAGGCGCCGCCGCGCCACACTTTGACGACGGCGATTTCAGCCATTTTTAA
- the trxA gene encoding thioredoxin, with product MSENVETYTDDNFSEKVVKSEKLTLVDFWAEWCAPCRMIAPVVEELAKQYHGKVNVGKVNVDENNKIATQYGIRSIPTLLFFKNGQILKQVVGVRSKAELDEIISQNA from the coding sequence ATGTCCGAGAACGTTGAAACATATACCGATGACAATTTCAGCGAAAAGGTTGTTAAATCCGAAAAACTGACCCTTGTGGATTTTTGGGCCGAATGGTGCGCCCCGTGCCGCATGATCGCCCCCGTGGTGGAAGAGCTTGCCAAGCAGTACCATGGCAAGGTGAACGTGGGCAAGGTGAACGTGGATGAGAACAACAAGATCGCCACTCAATACGGCATCCGCTCCATACCCACCCTGCTGTTCTTCAAGAACGGGCAAATTCTAAAACAGGTGGTCGGCGTGCGGAGCAAAGCGGAGCTGGACGAGATAATCTCGCAGAACGCGTAA